CTGAAGTGCATAATTTTTTCCTAATTTGCGTAAATTATTTTCAATATCTAATTCACGTGCAACTTTCCATAAAGAATTTTTATCATCTTCCAGTAATTCAAGATTTCTGCTGCAAACTCCGAATATTCCGTCTTTCATATAATATGTTACACTGCTTCCGTCAATTTTTTCAGTAATATAACATTTTTCACCTTTAAATTTATCAAGCAACTCCTGTAAAACCTGTACTCTTGTTTCATCTGTTTTAGGAATAAATGAAGGAAAAGCTCCTTTCATTATACCTTCAAGTGAAGCGGGTATAGGTGCTTCGTATTTTTCTACACCGAGAATTTCGGTAACATCAAAACCTTCTTTAATAATTGTTCCCTCGGGTAATATTGAAAGCGGAAAACAAATACCCTGCGAAACTTGCCCTCGCAGTTTTATGGTTTTTATTCTCATTTTTTTCGATTTAAGAAATTCAAATTCGGGTTTATCAGGCAATAAACTGTCAATTTCAAAA
This DNA window, taken from Bacteroidales bacterium, encodes the following:
- a CDS encoding RNA ligase (ATP); amino-acid sequence: MRKLASIQKIKSLEQIEGADAIEKAQVLGWQLVVKKGEYAVGDLCVYFEIDSLLPDKPEFEFLKSKKMRIKTIKLRGQVSQGICFPLSILPEGTIIKEGFDVTEILGVEKYEAPIPASLEGIMKGAFPSFIPKTDETRVQVLQELLDKFKGEKCYITEKIDGSSVTYYMKDGIFGVCSRNLELLEDDKNSLWKVARELDIENNLRKLGKNYALQAEIVGESIQRNTLKLRGQTVFFFNIFDIDNYKYLDYKDFVETINSLGLKTVPVILDEYTLENDIDKFVEMSVRKSLINPQGWCEGIVIRSHIEKFVDGERLSFKAINPKFLLKYDA